In Sphaerisporangium krabiense, the DNA window GTGCAAAGTTAGCGGGTTGGACTGACAAAATGCCGCAACCAGCCAGGATTTCACGCAAGGACGGACGTCTATCACAATCCGTATGCATTGTATTACGTGCCGTTACCAACGGCAAACTCCTTGTTGATCTCCAGACTCTGTCGCATCTCCTGCTCGTGACAATGGGGTCTGGTCAGCCAAGTTGGCACAACTCGACCTTGACAACGCCGATGTTGCTCATCAGGCACAGGCGAGGACGCGATGGTTGGATAGGTGGGTGAGGACGGCGTAGTTGGCTTGCCGGCCGTCGGGGAAGTTGACGGGCATGTTGAACTGGACGCGTCCCGTGGATGGATGGTTGTCGAGCGACTCGGCAATCCCCGCGCGGGCGACCACGATGCAGGCGTGGCGGTGGCGCGCGTCGTCCGGACGGCGGGCACCCTCGTTCCGGACGACCACCGGTCTCCACAGTTCGAGCCGGTCGCAGTTCAGGAAGTGCTGGCTGCGATGCGGTACCAGTCGGGTGCGGCGGTCTGCATGCTTCCGCCGGGGGCCAGGACCGCACCTGGGAGCAGGCTAGCCTCCCCGGACGGCTGCCTCCACCTCTGAAGCCTCTGTATACGTCCTTGCCGGTGTTATCGACCCAGATGAGCGACTTCTGCTCGGCGGTGAGCCAGCGTTCGAGCCACTCTGCGTCGCTGAGGAGTTCGTTCTGCCCAACGTTGACCGCGTGCCTCGGTGACGGACCATCCGCCTTACTTAGAGGAGGTTGCCGCCCGCGCCGAACGAGCACGACGCTGTGGCGTGGTTCGAGACATCCGACCTTGCCAGCCTGCGTCTCGCCCACGAGCCGTATCTCTCGATGCTCACTACCGTGCTCGTCACCTGACGTCGCTCCGAAACCAGGAGTGCGCGTCCATCGGCAGATCCGGACGCCAGAGAGGTCGCCAAGCGCGCCGGCCACAGCGTCGACGTCCTGCTACGCGTCTACGCGAAGTGCATGGAGGAGGCAGCAGTCTCGCGCCAATAGCAAGATCGGCGAAGCTTTTGGACGAGTGATCCACATTGCGGCGAGTGGACCCCGAGTCATCCCCCTGGGGTCCTTTCATTTACAGGGAGAACTGGGCGATGCCCATCCCGCGTATATCCCGCACTAGCTGACATACGGCTGCACACGGTGGCCTACGGCTGCTCAAGAGGGCTAAGCAAAAGCCCAGATAGGGCCTGGTTAGGGCTGGTGGATAGGTGCCCCCGGCAGGATTCGAACCTGCGGCACCCGCTTTAGGAGAGCGGTGCTCTATCCCCTGAGCTACGGAGGCGGGATCTGGTGTAAGCGTACCGAAAGGTGGGGGGGTTGTGTGACGTGGTGGGGCTTGGGTCTTGGTGGGGGAGGCCATGGGTGGGCTGAGCTGCGGTAAAGGGGGGACATGGGGGGGTTGGTGGTTGCGGGGCGTGACTATGGTCGCGGAGCGTGAGTGTGAGCTGTGTGGGTGGTGCTGGGCGCACGAGGGGTGGGTGTAGCGGTGGTCTTGGGGTGGGGGGCGTCTGCGTGGACGTGATGCGTGGAGGACGTGTTGGGCGAGCAAGCTCCTGGGGGCATGAGCTGGGTTGTGGGTTGCGGCCGGGGCGCTTGCAGGGGCGGAGGGTTCGGCTTGGGGTGTTGATAGGGGCTTTGGTCGTGCCTGTGGTGATCGCGGTGGGGCTTATGGTCGCGGCGCTTAGTGGGTGAGGGGAGTGGTGGCTCGGGCGGGGAGGGGGAGCGGGTGCGGTCGGCGTTGGCGTCGTCGTAAGCGGCGGTGGTCAAGGCCGCCGCTCTCAAGAGCCGGATCGGAGTCTGTGGCACCGCACAAAGCAGCATCACCGCCGGTGGTGACCGCCCGAAGCGGCAGCGCCGCCGGTGGTGACCGCATAAAGCAGCATCACCGCCGGTGGTGACCGCCCCGAAGCGGCAGCACCATCGATGGTGGCAGTATCGCCTGGCGCTGTGCCAATGCCGGCATCGGCTCCATCGCCGATCCTGTCCCTGAGTTCCGTCGCCGATCCCGGCACTGGTTCCGTTGTCGATCCCGTCATTGGTTCCGTTGCCTGTCCCCATCGTCGGCTCCATGGCTGGTGCCCTTGCCGGCGCCGTTACTGGTGACGGCGGTGGCCTCTGCGGTGACGGCTGGACCTTGCGAGGAGAGCTGGCGGGTGTCCTGTGGAACGTCGTGGCAGTCGTGGCTTAGGGGGCGTGGTCGACCGGTTGTGGGAAGGGTGTGGCTGGTCTTGCGTGTGGTTGAGGTGGCGGCGTTGTGTGTGGCGTTGGGCGACTCGGGGGCGCTGGTGGGGGGTTGGGTGGGCTTTGCCGGGGTGGGGTGGGGGATTCGTGAGAGTGCGTCAAGTTTGGGGGGTGGGGGCGGTATAAATGCCATGATCCGTGCATAACGGGTCTTGTGCCTCGGGCCCGGGCACTTGGCTTGCTGTAGTAACGTGCGTGCCGGGCTGAGGTCACAAGTTCGCAACTGGAGGGGTTCCAACCGTGCCATCTCCTCGATCGGCGAGCCTGGTCGCGGTCTTCATGGGGCTGGCTTCCGTGCTCGTGCTCGCGTCGTCGGGGACGGCGCAGGCGAAGCCCGTCGCGCTGGAGGAGGCCGCGCGGGAGCCGGGTCCGGGGAACCTGACGGAGCTGCGGCGGGAGGCCGAGAAGTCGTCGCAGGCGCTGGCGGAGGCGACGAAGGCTCTGGAACAGCGGCAGGCGACGCTGGCGAAGGCGGACACCGAGCTGAAGGCGAAGCTGGAGCAGCTCCGCACGGCCACCGCGCAGATGTCGCGGGTGCGCAAGCCGCTCGCCGACCTCGTCCAGTCGCTCTACCAGACTCCGTCGGGCGGGGACATGTCTCCGTTCCTCTCCGGTGATAGCGACGTCGACCAGTTGCGCGCGCTCAGCGACATGACCTACTTGGTGTCCGGGCGGGACGAGGTGCTGGCCGACGCGGGGCGGCTCTATCAACAGCAGCAGAGGCTGGCGGCCGAGGCGCAGGATCTCCGGGCCACCAAGCTGCTGGTCGAGGCTCAGCTCAGCCTGGAGATCGACACGTTGCGGAAGCGTTCGGCGGCGACCGTCAAGTCCTTGTCGCAGGCGCTGGTGAAGCTCGGGGTGCGCGTCAACCAGGGGGGTCGGTCCGGGGCCGCGTGCGACCCCACGCGGGTGAGCTCGGCCGCGCAGTATCCGAACGGCCTGCTGCCCAAGAGTGTGCTGTGTCCACTCCAGCAGCCGGGGCGCGAGCTGCGCGCGGACGCGGCGATCGCGTTCGTGGCGCTCAACGAGGCGTACAAGCGGCGCTTCGGCAGGTCGATATGTGTGACGGACAGTTACCGCAGCCTCGGGGCGCAGCAGTCGGTCTATTACCGTCGGCCCGGGTTCGCGGCCGTCCCGGGGCGGAGCAACCACGGGCTGGGGCTGGCGGTGGACCTGTGCGGCGGGGTGGAGTCGTTCCGCTCGGCGCAGTTCAACTGGCTTGAGGCGAACGGTAAGCAGTTCGGGTGGATTCATCCTGATTGGGCGTATCGCAGTCCCTTTGAGCCCTGGCACTGGGAGTATGACCCCAAGGTCGGGTCCGGGCTGTAGGAGAGACTTCATAGTTGTCCACGTGCTGTGGATAACTATGTGCGTCGCAGGTGGTCACGTTTCCGACGACACGGACGGTGTGCGTGGGGGCAGATGGCGCGGCTCGCTGTTCGCGGCCTCAAGTTACGGACGGTCACGGGATTCGGGCTTCGTGGCCTTGTCACGGAGAGTGGCTGCTCGGGATCGCACTCATTGCCGGTGGCCGTGGATCGCGATGGACAGGCGTGAGCCCGTGGCGGCCTGGGCGAGGCGGGTGGCCTGATCGGGAGTGGCGGCGAGGACTACCAGGGCGCCGGTGTCGCCCATGGCGTCGGTGGCACGGGTCGCCGTGGGTGGGGCGATGACGGTCACCGCACGGGCCACCGTCGCGGTCGGGGGTGCGACCGCGTCGTCCCACTTCGGCGCGGCGGCGATGACGTCGATGACGTCGCCGGAGCGCAGAAGGTGTGCCGACGACGCGTCCGTGATGCGCACGGGCGCGGCGAGGAGGCCGGGGCCGTAGGCGTCGACGAGGGATGGGCCGAGCAGGCGTACGTCGGTCAGCGGCTCGCCGCGGCGGGCGGGCGAGGTCAGGACACGGCCGTCGACCGGGGCTGCAGGGGGGAGGGCTCCGTCGGGCACAGTGCCCTCGGGAAGCCTGATCACGGTGACGTCCGCAGGGGACAGTGCGCCGCCAGGGAGGTCGCGGGCCGCGGCGAGGACCTCGGTGGCGGCGGCGGGACGCACGGCGAGACCGAGGCACGTCATGGCCATCGCCGCCAGCGCGGCGGCCAAGAGCCGCCGCCGTCGGTTGACCATTCGAGCGGCACGAGACAGCGCCCCAAGAGATGGTGCGCCACGAGATGGTGCGCCAGAAGATGGTGCGGTGCGCATGGTGATCGCTCCTGATGGGCCATGTCGGGCCGTTCGCTGGGCGGCCGAGGGACTCGGGAACTCGACGGAGAGGTGTCACTGGTCGGCTGGGCATGCGGATCGAGGTCGTCGGTCGGCTGGTCATGGGGTCGACGTGATCGGCCGGCTGGTGATGGGGTCGACGTCACCGGTGGCAGGCATGTGGACCGACACCGTTCGGTAGGCATGTGGACCGGCGTGGCCGTCGCTGGTACATGGACCGTTAACCGATCGGGAGGCACGCGGGCCGATATCACCGGTTGGCCGGCACATGGTCCAAGGTGGTCGGCACGTGGACGTGCCCCATGCCGCAGGTGGTTGGTCGGCGGGTATGCACGCGTTGTCGCCGAGGCGAGGCGAACGTAACGGCCCGCCGATCGTCCGGTAACGGCACGCGGACGAAGCGCTTGGCCGGGAGGCTGGTCGGCGGGTGGACCGGACCGCAGAGGGACATGATCACCCGACCTCAGGGGTGTCATCCCCGCGCCGCACGGTGCCGTCGGCCACGGTGATGACGGTCGGGTTTGGTCAGGGGAGGGCGAAGGGGAGTTTGATGCCGTTCAGGGCGGTGGAGCAGGGGCAGGCGCGGTCGAGCGGGAGGGTGGCGGCGACCGTGGCGACGAGGGTGCGCATGCGTTCGCTGTTGGCGGCGAAGAAGGCGAAGACCTCTTCCTGGGTGACGCCCTCGCCGGCCTCGACCCCGGCGTCGTGGTCGGTGACGAGCGCCAGCGTGGTGTAGCAGAGGGCCAGTTCGCGGGCGAGGGCGGCCTCGGGGTAGCCGGTCATGCCGATGATGGACCAGCCGTTGGAGGTGAACCAGCGGGACTCGGCGCGGGAGGAGAAGCGCGGGCCCTCGATGACGACGAGGGTGCCGCCGTCCACGGTCTCCCACCCCTCGGCGCTCGCCGTCGTGTAGGCCAGGGCGCGGCCCACCGGGCAGTACGGGTCGGCGAAGGGGACGTGGACCGCGCCCCCCTCGTCGTAGTAGGTGTGAACGCGGCCGGAGGTGCGGTCGACGAGCTGGTCGGGGATCACGAGCGTGCCGGGGCCGTACTCGACGCGCAGCGACCCCACGGCGCTCGGGGCCAGCACCTGCCGGACGCCCAGCGAACGCAGCGCCCACAGGTTGGCCCGGTAGGGGATGCGGTGGGGAGGGTAGCGGTGGTCGCGGCCGTGACGGGGCACGAACGCGACGGTTCGCGAGCCGATGCGCCCCACGGTGACGGGATCGCTCGGCGGGCCGTACGGCGTGGTGACCTCGACCTCCTCGGCGTCGTCGAGGAGGGAGTAGAAGCCTGAGCCGCCGATGACTCCGATGTCCGCTCTGGTGACCATGGCGACGACACTAGCGCGCCGTGCCGGGCCCGTCGGCGGCGAAACCGCCGCCTGTGGAAAACCGCCTCAGCCGCTCGTACGAGCCGGGGGCGGAGGAGGGTTGTACGGCGTCAGAGGCGGCCGTACAACCCGCGACGGCGTCAGGAGGTGGAGGACGTGGAGGAAGTGGAGGACGTGGACGAGGAGCTCGCGGCGGCGGGTTCCTTCTTGCCCGAGCCCGAGTCGGACTTGGAGGCCGACCCCGAATCCGAGGAGCTGCCGGACTCCGACTTGGCGGACGACGACGAGGTCGTGGAGGTGGAGGAGCCGGACGAACGGTTGTCCGTACGGTAGAAGCCCGACCCCTTGAACACGATGCCCACGGCGGAGAAGACCTTGCGCAGCTTGCCGGAGCAGCTCGGGCACGTCGTCAGCGGATCGTCGGTGAAGCGCTGAGTCACCTCGAGACCTTCACCGCAAGCGGTACAGGCGTACTGGTAGGTGGGCACGCGGTCCTCCTCATATGGCTCACGCAGATTGGCACTCTACCGATGCGACTGCTAATGGTACGCAGCCGATTAGGCTAAACGCCACCCAGCCGGGTTCTAATCCCCGTCGCAAGCTCTCCCCGCCGAGGTCACGGGCCCCTATGCGGATGCCTTGTCCTGGTATGCCGCAGAGGCGGGAGAGGACGGGAGGGGCGGTGGGGAAGGTCGCCACGAGGGGGAACTGTGGCCGCGCGGCCTGAGGTGCTGGGGTCCCGCGCCGGCGTCGTAAGGGCCCCGCAAGGGGCAGATTCTCAGTCGCCACGTTCGCCGTACCATCCCGCCAGCTTGCCGCGCCGGCTGACGGCCCGCAGGCGCCGCTCGACCGTCTGCCTGCAGGCCGCGGTGGTGACGACCAGGAGCTGGTCCTCCGCGCGGAGCCGGGTCGAGCCCTCGGGGACGAACGAGCGTCCCTCCCGGACGACCATGGTGACGGCGGCGTCGGACGGCAGGCGGAGCTCGAAGATCTCCACTCCGTGCAGTCCCGAGCCGGGAGGGATCGTGATCTGGAGCAGGTCGGCGTCGAGCTCTTCCAGGGGCGCGGCCTCGACGCCGAGGTCGCGGGCCTCGCCGGGCGCGCCGATGCCGAGGACGCGCGCCAGGTACGGCAACGTGGGCCCCTGCACCATCGTGAAGACGATCACGATGACGAAGACCTCGTTGAACAGGCCTTTCGCCCCGATGATCCCCGCGGCCCAGGGGATGGTGGCCAGGACGATCGGCACGGCTCCGCGCAGACCCGCCCAGGACAGGAAGAGCTGTTCCCTCCAGGACAGCGCGTCGACGCCGGTGACGCGGACGATCAGGGCGGAGGCCACGATGGACGCGGGCCGCGCGAGCAGCAGCAGCGCGAGCCCGGCGATCAGCCCGGGGACGACGGTCGAGGGCAGCTCGGAGGGGCTGGCCAGGATGCCGAGCATGACGAACAGCCCGA includes these proteins:
- a CDS encoding FmdB family zinc ribbon protein; this translates as MPTYQYACTACGEGLEVTQRFTDDPLTTCPSCSGKLRKVFSAVGIVFKGSGFYRTDNRSSGSSTSTTSSSSAKSESGSSSDSGSASKSDSGSGKKEPAAASSSSTSSTSSTSSTS
- a CDS encoding D-alanyl-D-alanine carboxypeptidase family protein, with amino-acid sequence MPSPRSASLVAVFMGLASVLVLASSGTAQAKPVALEEAAREPGPGNLTELRREAEKSSQALAEATKALEQRQATLAKADTELKAKLEQLRTATAQMSRVRKPLADLVQSLYQTPSGGDMSPFLSGDSDVDQLRALSDMTYLVSGRDEVLADAGRLYQQQQRLAAEAQDLRATKLLVEAQLSLEIDTLRKRSAATVKSLSQALVKLGVRVNQGGRSGAACDPTRVSSAAQYPNGLLPKSVLCPLQQPGRELRADAAIAFVALNEAYKRRFGRSICVTDSYRSLGAQQSVYYRRPGFAAVPGRSNHGLGLAVDLCGGVESFRSAQFNWLEANGKQFGWIHPDWAYRSPFEPWHWEYDPKVGSGL
- a CDS encoding RcpC/CpaB family pilus assembly protein yields the protein MVNRRRRLLAAALAAMAMTCLGLAVRPAAATEVLAAARDLPGGALSPADVTVIRLPEGTVPDGALPPAAPVDGRVLTSPARRGEPLTDVRLLGPSLVDAYGPGLLAAPVRITDASSAHLLRSGDVIDVIAAAPKWDDAVAPPTATVARAVTVIAPPTATRATDAMGDTGALVVLAATPDQATRLAQAATGSRLSIAIHGHRQ
- a CDS encoding S-methyl-5'-thioadenosine phosphorylase; its protein translation is MVTRADIGVIGGSGFYSLLDDAEEVEVTTPYGPPSDPVTVGRIGSRTVAFVPRHGRDHRYPPHRIPYRANLWALRSLGVRQVLAPSAVGSLRVEYGPGTLVIPDQLVDRTSGRVHTYYDEGGAVHVPFADPYCPVGRALAYTTASAEGWETVDGGTLVVIEGPRFSSRAESRWFTSNGWSIIGMTGYPEAALARELALCYTTLALVTDHDAGVEAGEGVTQEEVFAFFAANSERMRTLVATVAATLPLDRACPCSTALNGIKLPFALP